The genomic interval TGGCCCTCTCCCGGCGACTGGGGCTCGACACCACCGCCGAGCGCTTCCAGACGGAGTTCGCCGGCAAGAAGAACGAGGAGATCCTCCCGGAGCTGCTCGGGCGTCCGCTCTCAGCCGAGGAGCTGGCCTCGCTCGCCGACGAGAAGGAGTCCCACTATCGCACCCTGTACCGCCCCCACCTCGCGCTGCACGTCGGGGCAGACGCGTTCCTCGCTCGGCTGAGTGCGGCCGGAATCCGTCTGGCCGTGGCCACCGCCGCGCCGCAGGGCAACCGCGAGCTGGTCCTGGACGGGCTCGCCATCCGCGCCCGCTTCGAGCGGGTGGTGGGCGCCGAGGAGGTCACACGGGGCAAGCCCGCGCCGGACATCTTCCTCGCCGCGGCGAAGGCCCTCGCGGTGCCCCCGGAGTCGTGCATTGCCTTCGAGGACGCCATCAACGGCGTGCTGTCCGCCCGAGCCGCCGGGATGGTGACGGTGGGCATCACCACCACGACTTCCGCCGAGCAGCTCCTTCGCGCGGGGGCGCAGTACACCGCCCCCGACTTCGCCTCGCTGCCCGAGCCGCTGCTCGCGCGCCTCTTCGCCTCGCGAGGGTGACGGACCGGCTCCCCTCCCCCGCGCATGGATCCGCGCGGGGGATGCGCCAAAAGGGCGCCAGACCGCGGGACGTTGTGTAGTGTTCCCGCCCCATGGCGACGTCCACAGCCAAACTCAAGCTTTCCTCGGGCCCCTCTCGGCACGTGTACGACGTCATCGTGCTGGGCAGCCAGTTGGGGGGCGCGCTCACCGCCGCCCTCCTCGCCAAGCGCAACCACCGCGTGCTGCTGGTGGAGCACGACGGCATGGGCCCGGGCTACGAGCACGACGGCTTCCTCCTGCCGTACGCCCCCTTCGTCGCGCCGCCGCTCAAGGCCATGCCCGCCGTGGAGGAGGCCCTCACCGAGCTGGGCCTCGCCACCCATGTCGGGCGAGCCCTGCGCCCGCACGTCCCCGAGCTTCAGCTCGTCATGCCCCGGCACCGCGTGGACCTCTCCGCGGACCCCAACCGGCGTCGAGCCGAACTGGCCCGCGAGTTCGGAGACACGGCCGAGGGAGTCCTGGGGGCGCTGGCCGGAGCCACCGCGCAGCACGAGGCCACCGACGCCTTCTTCAAGGCCAATCCCCAGCTCCCGCCCGACGGATTCTTCGAGGCCTGGGGACTCAAGAGCCTCATCAAGAACCATCCCGGCCTGGAGGCCACGCCTCGCCTGGGCGGTGACGACCCGGCGGTGTCCCTGGTCCGAGGGCTGTTGCCCTTCCTCGTCCACCTGGACAAGCCCAGCTCGCCGCTGGCGCAGACCCGCCCGCTGTCCCAGGTGCTGACCGCGCCCTCGACGTACCCCGGAGGCATGGACGCCCTGCGAGAGGCGCTCACGCGGCGGCTCGCGGAGCTGGGCGGCGACGTGCTCTCCCGCGACAACGCCTCGGGCTTCATCGTCGAGGAGCTCTCGTTCGACGGCAGCAAGTTCGCGGGCGTGAAGCTGATGCGCTCGGACACGCTGTACCGCGCCTCGTGCCTGGTGGCGGCCACGGACACGGGCGCGCTGCGGCGGCTGGTGACGGACAAGAAGCACCACCGCGCCCTGCTCGAGCACCTGGATCAGTCGACGCCCAAGTCCATCCTCTTCGCCGTGAACTGGGTCGTCCCCGAGGCCGCCCTGCCGCGAGGCCTGGGTGAACTCGCGCTCGTGGACACGCAGGACACGGAGCTGGGTCCACTGCTCGTCCAGCAGCACCCCGCTCGCACCGCGCCCGGCGGCGCCACGAAGGAGAGCAAGGACGTCGAGGGCGTGCGAGTCATCTGCGCGGGCGCATTCGTCCCGGCCTCGGCTCGCGACCTGGGCGAGGAGCACCTCCAGGGGCTCGCCGCACGCATCGATGGGCACCTGGAGCGCCTGATGCCCTTCACCGTCCAGCACCGGGCCCTGCGCTCGGCGCCCTACCTGGATGCCGGAGGCGTGCGCGGCAGCCGGCTCATGCCCCATCCGCTCTACGCGTTCGAGACCGAGGCGTTCCTCGGCATCACCGGCCTCAAGCAGCGCACGCCCGCCAAGAATGTGATCCTGGCGGGCCGTGAGGTGCTGCCGGGCCTGGGGCTGGAGGGCGAACTGCTCGCGGGAATGCGAGCGGCGAGGCTCGTCCAGGAGATGCTCAAGAAGAAAGATCCCCTCAAGGGCTGATCGCAGGACGGATCCGGCTGGATTTTCGGATTGTTTCTGGTAGGTTCCGCCGCTCTTTTATGGGCAGGCGTCGAACGCCCCAGTTTTCAAGGAGTTAGCAGTCATGGCGTGGAAGTGCGACATCTGTGGGAAGCGTCCGCTGGTGGGTAACAACGTCAGCCACGCGAACAACAAGACGAAGAAGCGGACCCTGCCGAACCTGCAGAAGCTTCGGGCGAACGTCGAGGGCCGCCATGAGCGCGTCCTGGCGTGCACCCGCTGCATCAAGGCAGGCAAGGTCGTCAAGGCTGCCTGACGCGGAGGACTCGTAGGTGGGCAAGACGCGCGCGGCATCGTCAGCGCTTCCGCCCACCGAACGAATCCATCCACGCGCGGACGACCTGGACCTCCTCTCTGTTGAGGCGGTCGTTCGCCGTCTGCATCAGGAAGACCTGACCGCGCTCCGCGCGGTTCGTGAGGCGCTGCCCGAAGTTTCGGCGGCGGCACGGGCCGTAGCGGATGCCTTGCGGGCAGGAGGTCGGCTTCTCTACGTGGGCGCGGGCACCAGCGGAAGGCTGGGCGCCGTGGACGCCAGCGAGTGTCCGCCGACTTTTGGCAGCCCCTTCTCTCAAGTCCAGGTCGCCCTCGCGGGCGGTCGTCGGGCACTCATGCGCGCGGTCGAAGGCGCCGAGGATGACGCCGACGCGGGCGGACGTGCCGTGCGGGCCTTCCGCGCTTCGCCCTCCGACATCGTGTGCGGCATCTCCGCGAGTGCCTCCACGCCCTACGTCCTGGGCGCGCTGGCCGAGGCCCGTCGTCGCGGCGCCCGCACGCTCCTGGTCTGCTGCAACCCACCCTCCCCCACCCTCGACGTGGACCAGGTGGTGGTGGCCCTCACCGGCCCCGAGCTGGTGGCGGGATCGACCCGGCTCAAGGCGGGCACAGCCACGAAGCTCATCCTGAATGCGCTGACCACGGCGGCCTTCGTTTCGCTGGGCCGGGTCTACCGGGGGCGCATGGTGGGCGTTCGCCCATCCAACGCGAAGCTGCGAGCCCGCGCCACGCGCATGGTGGCGGAGCTGAGCGGGCTGCCCGCTCCCGAGGCGCAACGTCTGCTCGAGGCCGCGGGCGGAGAGGTGCGGCTCGCGA from Myxococcaceae bacterium JPH2 carries:
- a CDS encoding 50S ribosomal protein L28, whose amino-acid sequence is MAWKCDICGKRPLVGNNVSHANNKTKKRTLPNLQKLRANVEGRHERVLACTRCIKAGKVVKAA
- a CDS encoding HAD family phosphatase, with the protein product MTFATAPLRAAVFDMDGTLIDNMDFHNRAWVALSRRLGLDTTAERFQTEFAGKKNEEILPELLGRPLSAEELASLADEKESHYRTLYRPHLALHVGADAFLARLSAAGIRLAVATAAPQGNRELVLDGLAIRARFERVVGAEEVTRGKPAPDIFLAAAKALAVPPESCIAFEDAINGVLSARAAGMVTVGITTTTSAEQLLRAGAQYTAPDFASLPEPLLARLFASRG
- a CDS encoding desaturase gives rise to the protein MATSTAKLKLSSGPSRHVYDVIVLGSQLGGALTAALLAKRNHRVLLVEHDGMGPGYEHDGFLLPYAPFVAPPLKAMPAVEEALTELGLATHVGRALRPHVPELQLVMPRHRVDLSADPNRRRAELAREFGDTAEGVLGALAGATAQHEATDAFFKANPQLPPDGFFEAWGLKSLIKNHPGLEATPRLGGDDPAVSLVRGLLPFLVHLDKPSSPLAQTRPLSQVLTAPSTYPGGMDALREALTRRLAELGGDVLSRDNASGFIVEELSFDGSKFAGVKLMRSDTLYRASCLVAATDTGALRRLVTDKKHHRALLEHLDQSTPKSILFAVNWVVPEAALPRGLGELALVDTQDTELGPLLVQQHPARTAPGGATKESKDVEGVRVICAGAFVPASARDLGEEHLQGLAARIDGHLERLMPFTVQHRALRSAPYLDAGGVRGSRLMPHPLYAFETEAFLGITGLKQRTPAKNVILAGREVLPGLGLEGELLAGMRAARLVQEMLKKKDPLKG
- a CDS encoding N-acetylmuramic acid 6-phosphate etherase → MGKTRAASSALPPTERIHPRADDLDLLSVEAVVRRLHQEDLTALRAVREALPEVSAAARAVADALRAGGRLLYVGAGTSGRLGAVDASECPPTFGSPFSQVQVALAGGRRALMRAVEGAEDDADAGGRAVRAFRASPSDIVCGISASASTPYVLGALAEARRRGARTLLVCCNPPSPTLDVDQVVVALTGPELVAGSTRLKAGTATKLILNALTTAAFVSLGRVYRGRMVGVRPSNAKLRARATRMVAELSGLPAPEAQRLLEAAGGEVRLAMAMHFTGLGARAARKQLDARGLRALEPTRAAASNPRARRSKPRGAVAH